Genomic segment of Terriglobales bacterium:
CTCCGCCGTGTCCACATGATCCAGGGCATCCTTCGAGCGCCGAAGCTGTAAGGCTGAGAACGCCATGCCGAGCTGTGCGACGCCATTTTTGGGCTCCATCTTGAGGGCGGTTTGGAAGTCCTTCACGGCTTGGTTCGCGTTCTGAAGATCGTTCAGGACGTACCCGCGGTTCACGTACCCGTTCACCATCTTGGGATCCTTCTCGATGGCTCGCGTGTAATCGGCAACAGCCTGGGTCAGCAACTGCGACTGTTTATGAACGTGTCCGGCAAGTAGCGGAAAGTTCGCTTCCTTGGGCAGAATGCTCTCGAAGCGGCTCACCACCTCAAGCGTGTCATCGTATCGGCCCAGGTTATACAGGTCATATCCGAGATAGACCGCGGCGTTGCGGTCATCAGTAAGCGTCTGAAGCACCTGCCGGGCGAGAGTGGCCGATTCGCGGTACTTGCCGATGTGGAAAAGGTAGCGTGCCGTTTCGCGCTTTACGCGAGGGTCATCGTTCATCGACCCTTTGGCACGCTCAACCCAATGTCCGGCCAACGGGACTTGATGGTTTTCAAGTGCAGCGTTGGCGGCATTGGCTACCACCGCCGGGTTCTGCGGCGCGATCTTGTAGGCGCGTTCGTAGCTGTCGTTCGCTTCTTTAAACCGTCCCGCCCCGGCGTAAAGATCGCCCATGGCGAGGTACGCTACGTAATCGTCCGGATAGGCTTTCGCCAGCTTCATGAAATATTCGGCAGCCGTCTTTACGTCGCCGTCTTCCCGATACAGGTAGCCGAGCGATTCAAGGGCAAACCGATTGTTCGGTTCTCTTTTGAGGACCGTCATGTATAACTTGCGTGCTTCGTCCTTCTTCTTCAGCTTCCACAGGAGGTTGCCGTACTGGAGGGTAATGTTGATGTTCTCCGGATCGATCTGAAGAGCTTGTTTCAAGTCCGTTTCCGCTCCGGCGTAGTCTTCGCCGGCAGTTCGAATCGCTGCACGAACACGCAGGAACTCTGCTTTCGCGGGACCTTCCACCTGGAGCTTGCTCATCTCGGTTTCGGCGATCTGCATCTGCTGACGCGCGCCTTCCTTGTTTCCAGCTTCGCGATAGAGATCAGCAAGGTTCAGCCGCAACTGAATCGGATAAAGCATTCCTTCCGGAGTTCCGCCGGCGGGAATCGCCGCCAACGCCTTTTCGTACTCGGCGATCGCATCCTGCTGCCGGTTTTCGGCTCGGGCGAGGACCGCTTTAATAGCGTGCAGGCGGTAGTGGCCGGCATCGAGCTTTTCGGAACGGGCGATATATTGCCGGGCTTTGCCGAGATCTCCTGCTCGCAACTGTGCCTGTGCCGCGCTCAGTTGCAGCGTGATCTGTTGCGGTTGCAGATCCGCGGCCTTCGAATAGGTGTCGGCCGATTCTTTCTTGTCTCCGTTTAACTCGTAGCTGTATGCGAGGTCGGCTAGTACGTCGGGCGTCTTCTTGGGCGCGCTCTTCAGTGTAAGAACTGCATTGCGGTAGTCATGAACTTCACGGTAGTAGTTTGCAACCGCCCGGAAGATATCCACATTGTTCGGCGAACGCCGCTTCGCTTTGTCGAGAAGGGCCTTAGCCTGTTCAGGCTGCTTCAGTTTCATGTAGGCGATGGCCATCAGCAGCTCGGCGTGTGACGAGGGCTTCATGTTTTCGGCACGTTGCAGGAGGTCGAGTCCGCGCTGGGTGTCGCCTGTCTGGATGAATAGCTCGCCTGCGATCAGCAAGTCGGTGTCGCGCTTCGGGTTTGCTGCGATTACCTGAAGAAGCAACCGCTTGGCTTCATCGGTACGGCCCATGCGCATGTACGTCTGCGCCAGACCGGAAAGGCCTTCCACTGAGCCTGGCTGAAGTTGCAGGCCTTTTTGAAACGCACTGAGCGACGTCGGGTATCGGCCCGCCAGGCGCGAAGTGTAACCGAGCAGGAACCAGAGCTTCGCATCCTGGGGGGCAGCCTTCACGGCGCGTTCGGCATAGTTCGCGGCGCCGGAGGTATCTCCGTTCTTTAGCGCGGTTTCTGCTGCACGTGCCATTCGACCAACTTCGATACTGCTGCCCCAGCCAATTCCGCCGGATGAGTTGCTGCTGGCAGCCGCACCCTTGCGGCTGTTCTGAGCCGGCTGGGCCTGTTGCTGCCCGCCGATCTCAAACGTCTGCGCATTCGCGGTTACGAACGCGAGCGCCAGGAGGGAACAGTTAGTAACGTTTATAAGAAAACTTTTCACGGGACCACCAGGAGTAAGCAGACGTGGCACTTCTCACCATCGCAAGCCGGATTCCATCTCAAGGGGTTACGGCTTACGCCTGAAAACTGCCGAAGTTGGATTGCGCTTGATTCCATCTCTGAATGTAGTGAGCTCGAAAGTACCCAGTATGTGTCTTTGTGTACTCACTTGTTCCGCATTGCGCCATTACGTAACGGGACGTCTGCGTCGTTCGTAATTGCTCCGCTGCTTGTTTGTGACTCCAGAGCGGCTTTTGGTTGCAAGCAACAGCTCACATAAGTTTCGTTTCTTCTCAAGTCAACCCGAGAAGCACGTCAGGAATCAAAACTGCTCCGGAAGGGAAAAGCATGGAGGAATTCAGTGAACTCGGTTTCACCATCTCCCAGCGCATCGCGCGCTGTGTCCGTTACAGTCATTCTTCTCCTCGCCCTGGCGGTGCATGGTCCGCTCCTGCTGATGCAGCTGCCGGCGAATTCATACGACGCCTATACGCATATGTTCATGGCGTCGCACTATGCCGGACATTGGTTCAATCCGTGGAATGAGAAGTGGTTTGCAGGTTTCTCACAGACGACCTACCCGCCCCTCGCCCATCAGTTGATCGCGCTGTTCTCGTACTTGTTCGGACTGACGATGTCCTACATGTTCGTGCAGTTGGTCGCCATTCTTCTGATTGCGGTGGGCATCTTGCGTTATGCGCGGCTCTGGGTCGATGAACAAAGCGCGAGTTATGCCGCCTTGGGAGCCGTCTTCCTGGGATCGCTCGGCATGCTCACTTACCAGTCCGGGCAGATCAATACGATCCTGGGCTCGGCGTTAACGCTGAACGCGATCCCATACTTCTATCGCTGGCTGCGCTCGAACACTCTCAGCAACCTGGTGAAGGGCGTTCTGCTGACGATGAGCGCTGCGGCTGTACACCACATCACGCTCATCAGCATTGTGCTGTTTGCCGCGCCTGTGGTTTGGCTTGCTTTGGTGGATCGCAACCAGGAAGGTGCCGAGGCTTCTGCGCCCGGCGTTATTTCCCGCGCGCTGGCGTTCGGCGCTCTTGTGGGCATCGGAATTGCCCTTGTGCTGCTGCCGTTCTGGATTTCGTTCTTCAAGAATCCGGTCACGCAGCTTCCGATTCCACATCCGAGCCGCGACAACTATCTGCTCAATTTGAAAACAGGTCTCAACTACTGGCTGATTCCGTATGGAGCGCTCGCGCTGGTGGTGCCGTACATGTTCCTGCGTGGTGCGACGAGCCGTCGTCTTCGTCCACTGTTCGTTGGATGGTGGGTCACGTTCCTGATCGGCCTCGGTGGAACCACACCTTTCGCGAAGTTGCTGTTCAATCGTTTCTTCTACGTCTTCACTTACGAGCGCTTCACGTTCGTATCCACGTTGATGGTGCTTCCATTAGCGGGTCTGCTGGCAGCTCATCTGATCAACCGTTATGGACGGAAGGCCTTGGTCGGAGTCTTCGCCGCCATGGTGGCGACGTTCGCGACATCCGTTGCCTGGATGCAGTTCAACCCCATCGGGGACACGAGCTTCAAGGTAGACCAGGTCATCGCGTTCATGAATCGCGATGACCATTCGAAGTTCCGCTACCTGACGCTTGGGTTTGGCTCATTGTTCTCGAAGGTCTCGATCGAGGTGAATGCCAGTACCGTCGACGGCGACTACAACTCCGCCCGTTTGTTGCCCGAAATGACGCAGTACGGCGCAGGAAAACTGGACAACGCAAAGTACTACGGCCTGGGTGGCATGGAGTCGCTCCGTGCCATGCTCAAGCACGCCAACCAGTACGGCCTGAAGTACATTTTCGTGCGCGACCGTTTCTATGAGCCGCTGCTCGCGTTCGCCGGATGGCGTACGGCCGAGCAGTACGATAACGGCAACGTTACGCTCTGGGTGAAGGATGATGTTCCTCCCGCCCAGAAAATGGACTTTGGCGCTCCGCCTCCGCCATGGCAAGGCTTGATCTGGGGCCTGTTGCCGATCTCGGTGGCGCTGCTTTCCTTGCTCAGCGTTGTGCTGTTGCACGAGCGTCGCAGACTCGCTGAAACCTACGAATTCCCAGCCACTGACGAAGCGGTGGCGTTGCGGGAGGCGAAGTAATGGGCCGCGTATTTCTCATCGTAATGGTTGCAGTAACAGTCCTTCTCTTTGCGGTCGGCACGCTGACGGCCGGCAAGGCCGAAGTTGATACGAGCACTCCGGACGGAGCCGTAAGAACCTTCTACGACTACGTGAAGGCAAAGGACTGGAAGGCTGCTTACAACCTGGTGAACAACCAGAACAAGGTTGATCTCACCAGCCTTGTCAAGGAACTGAATGGCAACAATGGCGACCTCCGCAGTTTCTCCACCCTGTCGAAGGCGACGCCGAAGGTGCTGAAAGAGAATGACACGCAGGCGCTAGTCCGCACCGACCTGCAATGGTCCACCGCGGTTGGCGCGATGTACGAGAGCAAGGATCTGAACCTCGTCAAATCAGGCGGCGGTTGGAAACTCGACTGGCCGGTCACGGTGCAGGCCAAGGTTCCGCCGCAGGTCATTCCCGTGAACTTCCTCCGCTGGGATATCGTCACGCGAGGTGCCGACGACGACTGGGGTGCGCAGAACGTGGAAGCCCCGCGCGTGCGCATCGTGTCGATGAACGCCGTCGAGCGCGACAACGCGACGATCATCCTGGGCGAGATCGTGAATGAAGACACTGTTCCGGGATTCGTTGCCGTCAACGCAACGCTGGTCGGCAAGAACGGCCAGACACTCGGAGAAGAGAGCAGCTTCGACAAGATTTCCCACGTGCTGCTGCCGAAGGAAGTCTCGCCGTTCCGCGTCGATTTTCCCGGCATCAAGCTGGCCGATGTGAAGAACGTGCGGATGCAGCCAAACGCACTGCTTGTGCCCGCTTCCGCCGATCCGACCATTGGTGTGCTGAACCAGAAGTTGGATACGGACTCGAACGGCCGCAAGGTTCTGCGCGGGGAACTCATTAACGAGAGCGGACAAACGGTCAATATCCCGCACGTTCTCGCAACCTTCTACGACAACCAGGGACGAGTGATCTGGGTGTCAGACGGTTACGTTGACCGTGCGCTGCTGCCGCAATCGCCCGAGCCGTTCACGCTGGGTATGCGCGACGACATCGCCGACAAGGTTCAGACCTATCGGGTGACAGTTAACAGCTACAGCATCAATAAGACTCAGCTGTAACAGGGATTCGGGATCCATGTATCGCGTCTTGCAAATCTCGTTGTTAATCGCTGTCTGCTGGTTCGCTGCGTACGTGGCGCAAGCAGCTGAGGTCCAGGTTCCCCAGAAAGCTGTCGCGGGAACTGAGATCAGCCTCTCGTCCAGCGGCAGCGGAACCCTTTACCTGTTCGGTCCGGGAACGGCCATGAAGAAGGACGTGAAGTCCGGTGAGGAAGTGCGCGTTGCGGTCAAGAACGCTGGTCGCTACACGGCGATCCTAAATGGTTCCGCGAGCACGTTCGAAGTCACACCTGGAAAGATTGGAGATCTCGCGTTTCTGGCGCGGCCATCTCGCGTTCCTGCTGACAGGCAAGGTGTGATCGCCGGAACGGTGTTCCTCTTCGACCAGAACAAGAACATGGTGCTAACTCCGACACAGGTGAAGTTCGACCTGTCTGTTGAGGGAGGCGCTGCGCAATCGCATTCCGTTCAGGCGAAGGACGGAATTGCCTACATCAAGATGGATTCGGGACGGAAAGCAGGCGCTGCGCAATTCGTAGCGAGCGCCGGCGAGAAGTCGGTTCGTCGCGTCGTTCAGCAGACCGCGTCTGATCCTTGCAACCTGCGCATGCGGGTGCAGAAGTCCAAGGATGGCGTTGTGGTCGAAACGGATCCAGTCCGCGACTGCGCGGGCAATCCAGTTCCGGACGGAACGATCGTTACGTTTACCGCAATCGGTAAGAACGGACGCAGCACCATCGATTCGAGGGTCAAGAAGGGAATTGCGCGGGCGCAATTCCCGGCCTTGGAAAGTGCCACTCTCAGCGTTGCTTCCGGCGTTGTGATGGGGAATGAAATGCGCTGGGGAGGTGGAATGTGAAGCGCTGGGTTTCTTATGTATTTATCGCCGGTCTGATTCTCGCGTGTTCAGTTTGGATTGTGGCGGTGCAAGCGGCGTCGAACATTCCGCAGGTGAACCTCGATGTTTCGTCCGCAGGTCCGCGCGAGATCGAGGACACGACCGAAAAGGCCGTAGCTCGCGACTATGCGAAAGCCTGGAGTTCGATGGCCACTGCGCTGGCAGAGAATCGAACCGATGTTCTGGATGCGGATTTTGTCGGCGTTGCGCTGGACGAGATCCGCGAGCGCGTGAACCAGCAACAGCAGTCGGGACTGCGAACGCGTTACGTGGATCGCGGTCACAAACTGCAAGCCGTGTTTTATTCGCCGGAAGGTTCGGCGATCCAGTTGCGCGATGTGGCTGACTTTGAAGTCCAGTATCTCGATGGCGACAAGATGGTGAACTCGGAGCAGCGCACGCAGACTTACACGGTTGTGATGACGGCCGGCGAAAACCGCTGGAAAGTCCGTGTGTTGCAGGAAGTGATCGGACAGTAAGTTGTTTCTGTTGTGGGTGAAAGCGCACGGTTTTGGCCGTGCGCTTTTTGTTTTAGCGAACGGCGGTGGCCAGGACGAATTTTGCGCCGAAGCGGACTTCGCCGTTCGAAGACAAGCGGTGCATTTTTTCGAGAACGACGCGGGTCACGTCGGCGCGGCGGTCTTCCGGGACGGACTGGAACAGCGGCGCGAACGGGACGGTGACGGCCTGGAAGTATTCCCAGACTTCCTCGGGGGTGCCGGGCCAGGTCCAGTCGACGTTGCGGACTTCGGCGGAGGCGTCGGAGAAGCCGGCTTCGATACAGGCGCGGGTAAGGGTGGTGGGGCTGGCGAACTTGCACATGTTGGCGCCGGACTTCGGCAGTTCGAGCGAGGGGAACATCTCGAGGATGGTGCCGATGGTGGTCTGGAAGTAGGGCTGGTCGATGGTGCCCCAGGCGACGGCGGTGAACCGGCCAGCGGGCTTAAGGACGCGGCGGATCTCGGAGAGGGCGCGGTTCAGGTCGGCGAAGAACATGAGGCCGAGGCGGCTGGTGACGCGGTCGAAGTGCTGGTCTTCGAAGGGGAGTTTGTGGACGTCGGCGGACTGGAAGCGAATGTTGGTGAGACCGCGCTGGCGGGCGCGGTCTTCGGCGATCTTGAGCGGCTCGGCGGAGACGTCGGTGGCCACGACCTCACCGGTGCCGTTGAGCAGGGTGGCGAGGGAGATGGCGGGTTCCCCGGTGCCGGAGGCGACATCGAGCAGGCGCATACCGGGCTGGGCATCGCTTTCGCGGACGATGAGCTCGGTGAGCGGCGTGCCCATGGAGGCGGAGTGTTTACGCCAACGCTCGGAGGCGTTGGCACGGGCGAAGGAGTTCCAGGCGGTATCGGTCATTGGAGTTCCCATTCCATTCTAAAGAACCTTTCGAGGGGGTACCCCCCTCCCCCCGGTTTTGGCTTCCTATAAGAAAACAAAGCAGTTACGCGAGCGTCGGATTCTCTGTATATGAAAACAAAGGGCTTATAAATCCTTTAAAATCAACACTATACGGCTTGTATATGAAAACAAAAGAGTTAAACGACAAGTCATTAGTCATTAGTTATTAGTACTTGGTCGTAGGCAGAAGGTCTCCTCCTGAAGAGTCAGCGATGACTATAGAGATTCTTGCCCTTCCGCTTCACTTCGTTCGAGCGTCAGGGTCAGAATGACAAGAACCAAAACCATCTACATTTTCAGAATAGCAATTTGGGTGGGGGCAACATGCCACAGTTTGGAAATTTATTTTGTGAGTGTTTTCAGGAGTTTGCGGGGAAAAGGGTGCGGTGACCCCCTTGACATCGTTTGGAGCGGTTTGTGCCGAAATGGGAACAAAAAGATGACCACAGAGGCGCAGAGACACAGAGAGTTGGAATGGGAAAGAACTCGGCGTGAGGGCCGGCGGTAGTCCCGGTCATTGGTGTCACCGGTTAGGCGTTGAAGAACCCTCCGGGATCGGAGTGCGGTGGTCTCCCATCCTTCGGCTTCGCTCAGGGCAGGCACTTAACGTCCCTCAATACGAGACGTGAAGGTGGGGCACGGAAGCCGTGTAACTGGTCTGTTACGTGGGCCACCAGCCCCATCAACGACTGTTTGTAGGTGAACGGGAACCACGGGCCACCTCCTCCCGGGTTATTGATCGAGAGTATCCTTGCGCAATCGGCCGACTACATGACCGCCTGGGGCGCAAGCTCCCCACTTCACTATCACTTGGGCACCGTCCGGAATCTTCCAAAATGTGTCAATCGGAACTGACGTCGAAGCAGTCTTTGCGGAAAACCCGTGTTGATCAAGACCGCTCGCAGCCCGAAATACTCGTCGCCCGATCTGCATATAGAGCGACGCGTTACGGAACGGGTCGGCCATATCTGTAGCAACTGTTATACCTACAAATTGCTGACCCTTCTTTGTGAATGTTCGCAGTTCGATTCTCTCTGATGGCGGTTCGGCGCGCAGCTCTGGAGGAACCGATAGCCTTTCCGGCAGCACTGTCTCCGAGGCCGTTCCCGTCTCCACTGACTCCGAGGTCGTTGGACAACTGCGATCTGATACAGAGAGCAGAGCCCCGTCCGGCAATTTTATCGTTGAGCCAAGAAACTGAGCGACTAAGTGCTTGTCGTCAAACGTGAACGTCGGTAGAGCGACATCATCCATCCAAATGGTATAAGCGCCCAGAAAAGGACCGCCAGTTATTATCAGATGATAGACATTCTTTATCAGGGCCCCTCTTGCCAACTGCAGCGGCCGTTCCAGCTTAACTCGCTCCAATCGATATGTCGTGAGACCAAACTTGCCAACTGGCCGCTCGTTGTTGCCATGAGAAATGACCTCACTCGGTAAACGGAGGTAGCCCCCAGGATCGACCTCGTGGGGACGCATAGGGCCGTTGGGTTGCTGAGCGACGACGGAGGATAGGAACGCCAAGCAGAAGCTGACAAACAGGACTTTTCTACAGAGCTTCATTCGCGTGAGAGTCCTTTCTCGTATTGTTAACGTTCGAAACTACGTTCCGACCTTACCGTAATTTTCCTCTCACGCTCGCGTTATGTCCATTTCGATTCGATCTCGACCGGCCCGATTTCCCGAAACGGGCAATGTCTACAACTGCTTCAGAAATGTCGCGTTCGACGAATAGGGTGGAGCACCCGCGCGGCGTTTACGGTCGGGTTGTGGAGTAACGGTCTCCGAAGGGGATTACAGCACAACAAGATCGGCCAAATACGAAAGGTGTGGTTAACCGTGCGGTGCTGCGCACCGCCACGGGACAACGACCTGTGTGTTCGAGAACCCAACGCTTACGCGTTGGGCTCCCGGTTGTGTCGCCTCGCAGGCGGGTTAACGCGAGCCACAATCGGGCACACAGAGTGTCGCAACACCGGCAGTTTCTCACCCCACCCTATTCGCTTCACGAATAGGATGGGGCACCCGCGTCAGATTCTGGCCCCACCCTTACGCCGCTTCGCGGCTAAAGGATGGGGCACCCACTGGCGATACTAGTTGTCGCCCTCCTTCGTCCCTTAGTCCAAATTGGCCACCGGACAGGTAGTGTTTCCAACTATCTGAAGCGAATAGGCGGTGGCGTTGGAGTTCCACGTGTATGGCCTGACTTTCAGATACACGGTTCTGCTGTCATCCGAAAGCCACTCATCGTTTTTCCTGACGCAGACGCTGTCGGTTGCATTTCCGGCCAGGATGGACCTCCCGATCTCCGCACCGCTACTGTTGTATACGTACAAGTCGTAATCAGATGACGGGGGCATGTTGAACAGGCTCGTGTCAGCTGAAAGGTAAATCGAGTAGAGGATACTGTTGTCGTCTTCCGACAGGGTGAACCGATACCAGTCAACATCCGTATTGAGGTGCAGATTCGCTGCCACAGTAAGGATGTCCATTCCCGTGTCTCCGGAAACAGTTCCGAGATTGTAGGCGGTACCGAAAACATCATTGGGCTCATACGCGTCGGCAGTCAGATGGGGAGGCAAGACACAGGTCAACGTCGCCGCGCCCGAACCTGAATAGGTTACCGAAACGGTTCCGGCGTAGCCGTTTCGGGTGCAGGAAAGTCCCGAGATTGAATCAAACGAGCTCAACACTCCAGCAGGACCTTGTGGACCAACCGGGCCTATGGGTCCGATAGGCCCGATAGGCCCGATAGGACCTTGCGGCCCAATCGGGCCTTCTGGACCAGTGAGGCTATTGTTCAACACAACTGTAAGCACCGCAGGGTGGCTTGTACCGGTGTTCTCCTTGCTGTCGAACGCTACGGCTACCGCGGGCGTGGTTGCATTGGCGGCGATGATGAATCCGTTGTTCTCCGTACCATTCAACCAATCGCGAACGGCTCCCGTTACATCCACCGATACAAACGTGTTGGAAGCCGAGATGGCCTGTGCAGAAGCTACAACACCGCCTACTCCTACGGTGCCCTCTTTGGCCGTCAGTTCTGTCCAGGCAGAGCTTGCGTACTGCACGTCGATGCTGCCCGGGGTGTAAACGCGGCTGGCATAAAGGGTCAGCGTGGCAGACGCGACATCGGATCCGATGGGAGTGCCTGGAAGCGTGGAAAGGTCAAACTTCACATACGCGCGGTTGTTGGGGCCGTTGTAGATGGTCGCGGTGGCATTCGGTCCTGTGACCAGCATGACCACTGCGGTCCCGTAATTGTTGCCGGCGAACGCGGGAGTTGTGTAGGCGTCGTCCGTCAGACGCAGGGTTTGGGCATTCGAGGTAAGTGCAAGGGCCAACAAAATGATGGGAATCAAGCGAACAGAGCGAAGCATGGGTAACCTCCACGGAAATTTAGGGCCGTGGGTCCGGAGCCGAAGAGGCCGGGGCTACCTTGTCGCGTCGCAACTTAAGGCATACGGCGCCATTTGCGAAGGAAAAGCGCGGCAGCAGAAGCAAGCAAAACTGCGCTGGAAGGCTCGGGCACTGGTATTTGTAATACGGAAACATCCACAGCATAAGCGGGTGTGGCGTCCGCACTGGAATCGAAGTTCCAGAATTGACCCGATGTACCGAAGCTGTTTGGCAAAGACAGAGGCGCTTGGTTTCCCTGAGCGAAGATAGCCAGCGTGTACGTCCCGGCGGAAAGAAAAACGTTGCCGGCTAAGTCACCACAGTATGCTCCCGTGTCATTTCCAGGAGGGCATCCCAAATCCAGCCCATTGCTAAGCCACAGAAGCAGACTTTCGTCTGGAGACGGGCTATACAAAGCCAACTCCATAGCGAAGCCGCCGGATGGTATCGCTGTGCCTGCAGCATTCATCCCTCCGCCATAGCTCCAGGTCTGAAGGAACACGGACGAAGGATCGCTCAGAGTGAATGTTGCCAGTGCGACATCGTTGGCGTCAGCGAGAGTACCGGTGAATGACATCGAGGTTAAATCAGCGGAAGCTAACGTGGGCGCACAAATCATCAGACCAAGGATTAAGTACGCCCGAAGCGCAGTCGTACACGTGCTCATCATAAGACTGCTCCTGATGTGGTTGAGAGAAGTTGCAGTTCGAGTTTATTGGCGGAGGAACGTTGGTGTTCAACGATTACAGCAAGGCCCGACAGTGATCCCATGGAGACTGTCTCCTTGCAAATATTCTGATGGGGGAAATTCAGACGCGCGAATTATAGCTCTGGCGTGAACTGGCAACTGCAATTGATGAAATAAATTTAGGCTTCAGGTCCATTTTGGAACTGACGTGATTAACGACCCGGACTTCATGCGCGGGTCGTGCTCGCTCTCCGCAGCCCCGATTGAGAAAACATTCTTTTCGAACGAATAGGCAATGCTGCGCGGTGAGATCCTGTGGTGAACCGGCCCTTTCCAAAAGCAGGAAAGGACCGGTCGCCTGACTACGGTTTAGTGGCTGATTTTAGGCAGCGTGCTCCCATTCTTTCTGGTGGCGCGCTTTCCTTATGATGGCGTTGACGATAAACGGAACGGTCGAGCTCGCTCCCACAGCGAGCAGAGCGATTCCGGCACCTTTGCGCTGGTCTCGACCGAGGCGCCCGGAGAGCAAAAGCCCAATGCCGATTCCGAGAGCGACGCGTGTTCCTGCGAAGATGGCAAATTCAAGTGGCGAGAACTGTCGTTCGTGCATGTGTGGATGCTCCTCCGTAATGTGATGAAGGCCTCACAAGGAGGAGATGGCTACTGCAGTTCGAACCAAACGGGTCGAGCAGGGTAGTTACTCGCCTTACCAAACGAGGCTATCTGCCCATTCTTCAGTGCAGTTGTTAACGAGAAGGTTGAGTGGGCCACTCGCCGATTGGGCGAACCGGCGGTGACGTCCTGTACTTGTGAATCCAGCGTGCGATGGAGTAGGCTGCGCGCATATTTCATTGAAACAACGGACCAGGTCATGAAGAAAATTGTCGTCGTACTGTTATTGGTCTTTTGTAGTTACGCTGCCCTCGCCGCCACGCCAAGCAAATCCGCTCCGAAAAAAGCGAAGATTGAAACGTTAATGTACCTGGTGAATCGGGCGGATTCGATTCAGAGCTTTCGCGAACATGCGAAACAGGTGTCGATCATTGCACCGCAGTGCTTCTCGATGGATGCGGAAGGATTTGTCGGCGGAGAAGTTCCGCCCGAGGTGCTGGAGATCGCGCGAACAAACGGTGTCGCGCTGATGCCGCTGGTGACGAACAAAGGATTTAACCAGCCCTTGATGCACACGATGCTCGATAACGCCGACTCGCGGGCACGTGCGATCAAGTATCTGATCTACCTGTCGCTGCGCGATGGCTACATCGGAATTCAATTCGATTACGAGAACATCCTTTATACGTATCGTGACAAGTTCACGGTGTTCGTGCGCGAAGCGGCGAAGGAGTTTCACAAGCACGGATTGAAGCTGAGCCTGGCGGTGGTGGGCAAATATTCGGACGACCGCAACTCGGAGTCGCCGGGAGGCTACGACAACTGGAGCGGCGTGTACGACTACACAGACTTGGGGAAGGTGGCGGACTTTCTGAGCATCATGGCGTATCCGCAGCACGCGGGGTTCTCCGATCCCGGCCCACTGGCGGGAGTGCCGTGGGTGAAGCAGGTGGCGGAGTTTTCGCTCTCGAAAGTGCCGGCGCGGAAGTTGTCGCTGGGCGTGCCGACGTATGGGATCCGCTGGACGGCTGTGAGTGCGGACCAGAACGTAAAGCCGGCTGACTTCGTGCAGG
This window contains:
- a CDS encoding tetratricopeptide repeat protein, with amino-acid sequence MKSFLINVTNCSLLALAFVTANAQTFEIGGQQQAQPAQNSRKGAAASSNSSGGIGWGSSIEVGRMARAAETALKNGDTSGAANYAERAVKAAPQDAKLWFLLGYTSRLAGRYPTSLSAFQKGLQLQPGSVEGLSGLAQTYMRMGRTDEAKRLLLQVIAANPKRDTDLLIAGELFIQTGDTQRGLDLLQRAENMKPSSHAELLMAIAYMKLKQPEQAKALLDKAKRRSPNNVDIFRAVANYYREVHDYRNAVLTLKSAPKKTPDVLADLAYSYELNGDKKESADTYSKAADLQPQQITLQLSAAQAQLRAGDLGKARQYIARSEKLDAGHYRLHAIKAVLARAENRQQDAIAEYEKALAAIPAGGTPEGMLYPIQLRLNLADLYREAGNKEGARQQMQIAETEMSKLQVEGPAKAEFLRVRAAIRTAGEDYAGAETDLKQALQIDPENINITLQYGNLLWKLKKKDEARKLYMTVLKREPNNRFALESLGYLYREDGDVKTAAEYFMKLAKAYPDDYVAYLAMGDLYAGAGRFKEANDSYERAYKIAPQNPAVVANAANAALENHQVPLAGHWVERAKGSMNDDPRVKRETARYLFHIGKYRESATLARQVLQTLTDDRNAAVYLGYDLYNLGRYDDTLEVVSRFESILPKEANFPLLAGHVHKQSQLLTQAVADYTRAIEKDPKMVNGYVNRGYVLNDLQNANQAVKDFQTALKMEPKNGVAQLGMAFSALQLRRSKDALDHVDTAEKLLGESGATHLVRATAYRQQRLLNKAETEYRAALRYSPNDIKLHLSLADTLYYQHRYGDAIQALNTALQLQPEDPFIYAQLAHANAQLHRRAETFRYVEAAEREGGDQAGVLLATGDALLILGERDAAMERFTAALDAPDTNRVDARLAFARVMARDGKWDDAKQQVSLAFAEARIGESTPVTADNYVEAANIMLGMNDFDLARRMFERAKTAGAADEVVAIGLANTFLAQGDNADAQAVLASLGSPDDYSDNYDYKLAMANMYRQRHEDARALTAFAQADSLAGQENDVTSRAMLDLAGEQGLTINNKFSVSSDFTMAPIFEDATIYGLDAQFFGTGANGALPPPRSSLESRWTNAFRMRQPGLPAITGFFQVRNARGEVSLPSENVILSRNTYDYTLNGALNPILRIGRNSLIFNTGVQMTFRRDKESPLEINQNLFRQFVYMTTNSFWNWLSISGNAYHESGGFNERDLSSRDLGARLEFTVGRPWGKTALVTGYSVRDLQLNPLPREFFSTSSYAGISRKFGQRVKATILGEYIRSWRVQDQFYAIAQAARPAMRLEIKPAKNWEIEANGAYSRGMGIHDYDNVQSGIFISYVKPLRRMFDDGSGQFPVEYPLRFSIGFQQDTFMNFSGRGQSIFRPVIRLSLF
- a CDS encoding class I SAM-dependent methyltransferase, whose product is MTDTAWNSFARANASERWRKHSASMGTPLTELIVRESDAQPGMRLLDVASGTGEPAISLATLLNGTGEVVATDVSAEPLKIAEDRARQRGLTNIRFQSADVHKLPFEDQHFDRVTSRLGLMFFADLNRALSEIRRVLKPAGRFTAVAWGTIDQPYFQTTIGTILEMFPSLELPKSGANMCKFASPTTLTRACIEAGFSDASAEVRNVDWTWPGTPEEVWEYFQAVTVPFAPLFQSVPEDRRADVTRVVLEKMHRLSSNGEVRFGAKFVLATAVR
- a CDS encoding DNRLRE domain-containing protein; the protein is MLRSVRLIPIILLALALTSNAQTLRLTDDAYTTPAFAGNNYGTAVVMLVTGPNATATIYNGPNNRAYVKFDLSTLPGTPIGSDVASATLTLYASRVYTPGSIDVQYASSAWTELTAKEGTVGVGGVVASAQAISASNTFVSVDVTGAVRDWLNGTENNGFIIAANATTPAVAVAFDSKENTGTSHPAVLTVVLNNSLTGPEGPIGPQGPIGPIGPIGPIGPVGPQGPAGVLSSFDSISGLSCTRNGYAGTVSVTYSGSGAATLTCVLPPHLTADAYEPNDVFGTAYNLGTVSGDTGMDILTVAANLHLNTDVDWYRFTLSEDDNSILYSIYLSADTSLFNMPPSSDYDLYVYNSSGAEIGRSILAGNATDSVCVRKNDEWLSDDSRTVYLKVRPYTWNSNATAYSLQIVGNTTCPVANLD
- a CDS encoding DVUA0089 family protein; amino-acid sequence: MMSTCTTALRAYLILGLMICAPTLASADLTSMSFTGTLADANDVALATFTLSDPSSVFLQTWSYGGGMNAAGTAIPSGGFAMELALYSPSPDESLLLWLSNGLDLGCPPGNDTGAYCGDLAGNVFLSAGTYTLAIFAQGNQAPLSLPNSFGTSGQFWNFDSSADATPAYAVDVSVLQIPVPEPSSAVLLASAAALFLRKWRRMP